The window TTCTTCAAAACAGCACGCAGCAAAGTCACGTATCCATTGATGACGGTTACCGGCTCCGTACTAGCGCGAGTATCCAATGGAGAAGGGCCGATCGAGGATCGTTGGCAGTTCAGCACCGCGGAACTTTCGACGACTTACACCGAGTGGATCCGTGCGAAGTCCGAGGTCGATTTCGCCCAAAGCCAATACGATAAAACTCGCGAACTCGTGAAGGCGGAAAACGAACACCTCAGCGCCGTGGTGAAGCGATTGCAACCGCTCAGCCAAGATGCCGCGGTCGCGACCGCTCAATTCAAGCAATCGCAAGCCGACCTTTTGAAATCGCAGATTCAAGGCGAAAAAGATGTTTTCTCTGCGCAGTCGACGTTGCGACAAGCGCAGAAGAGCAAGGCCGCGCTCGAGCGGCAGCTCTCCCAATCGGGCATCGAGCCGATTGTCTTCTCTCGAGCCGTCGCAAAGATGGTCTTGGTCGTCGCGAATGTTCCGGAAGGGCGAATCTCACTCGTGCGCGAAGGTCAGAGTTGCCATGTTCGTTTCTACGGCTACCCACACGATCTATTTCCCGGGCACGTAGAATCGCTAAGCTCCGCAGTAACGCAAGACCGTCGCACATTGCGCGTGTTGTTCGATCTCAACGACTCGAAGGACCTGCTCAAGCCCGGCTTGTTCGGCGAAGTGGGGCTCGGGACCGATGAGCGCGAGGCGGTGCTCGTACCGCCCGGCGCTTTACTGCACATCAATCGCGGGGACTACGTGATCGCGGCGCTGGGCAATCACCGCTGGCAAGTCGTGGAGGTGAAACTCGGGGAGTTGCACGGCGATCGATTCGAGGTCGTCGAGGGGCTCGCCGGCGATCGCGAGATCGTAGCCGCGGGTGCGATCTTGCTTAAGCCATTGGCGATCGAAGCTCTCGGTTGGCAAGCGACCCCTTCGCCGACGCCGGTCACCGCGGTCTCGACGACGGGAAATTGATCTCATGATCGCAAACATCATCGCCTGGAGCCTATCGCACCGACTAATTATAGCCGCGTTGTCGATTGCCGTTTGCCTCGCCGGCGTGTGGTCGTTCACCCAGCAGCCGATCGACGCCTATCCCGACATCTCGGCGCAGCAGGTGTTGATCATCTCGAGCTATGCGGGTCGGGCACCGGAAGAGATCGAGCGACAGGTGACGATTCCGATCGAGCTGGCGATGGGAAGCGTGCCCGACGTGG of the Planctomycetia bacterium genome contains:
- a CDS encoding efflux RND transporter periplasmic adaptor subunit; its protein translation is MILIVPDSPLREQLSFFKTARSKVTYPLMTVTGSVLARVSNGEGPIEDRWQFSTAELSTTYTEWIRAKSEVDFAQSQYDKTRELVKAENEHLSAVVKRLQPLSQDAAVATAQFKQSQADLLKSQIQGEKDVFSAQSTLRQAQKSKAALERQLSQSGIEPIVFSRAVAKMVLVVANVPEGRISLVREGQSCHVRFYGYPHDLFPGHVESLSSAVTQDRRTLRVLFDLNDSKDLLKPGLFGEVGLGTDEREAVLVPPGALLHINRGDYVIAALGNHRWQVVEVKLGELHGDRFEVVEGLAGDREIVAAGAILLKPLAIEALGWQATPSPTPVTAVSTTGN